One window of Nicotiana tomentosiformis chromosome 11, ASM39032v3, whole genome shotgun sequence genomic DNA carries:
- the LOC104093877 gene encoding tRNA dimethylallyltransferase 2 isoform X2, with protein MESGEERTQKMQNPNNGITVGEINLIPTSNSKPKVVVIMGATGSGKSKLAIDLASHFPIEIINADSMQVYNGLDVLTNKVTPQEQKGVPHHLLGTISPSIEFTAKDFRDSAIPIINEIWSRKRLPVIVGGTNYYIQALASPFLLDESVEDSESNCLSDSQDEQPDLEVEFTDEEYDCAYNRLKDIDPVAANRIHPNNDRKINQYLNLYARFGVIPSKLLQERTVENWGRVDNSRYDFCFLCVNASLSTMDPFVNKRVDHMVDAGLLMEVVDIYTLDADYTKGLRQAIGVREFEFFLGRHILEHQKPCDESYLQALNDQTLKQNIHHIMDSPDNNEQKALLIEAIENVKLNTRRLVRRQRRRLNRLQMLFGWNIHYVDATKSIISGSDGVWVVEVVEPSARIIKSFLTGECSTENGSNASEEMRLMQKDLWTRHVCEACGNKVLRGAHEWEQHREGRGHRKRVSRLKKSGNLCS; from the exons ATGGAAAGTGGTGAAGAACGAACACAGAAAATGCAAAACCCTAACAATGGAATAACAGTGGGTGAGATAAACCTGATCCCCACATCAAATTCAAAGCCAAAAGTGGTAGTAATAATGGGAGCAACAGGTTCTGGAAAATCAAAACTTGCTATTGACCTGGCTTCACACTTCCCTATTGAAATTATCAACGCTGATTCTATGCAG GTTTACAATGGATTGGATGTTCTGACCAACAAGGTGACTCCCCAAGAGCAAAAAG GTGTACCTCATCATCTTCTTGGTACTATCAGCCCTAGTATTGAATTTACTGCAAAGGATTTTCGTGACTCAGCTATCCCT ATCATAAATGAGATATGGTCCCGCAAGAGGTTGCCAGTTATAGTTGGAGGAACAAATTATTATATTCAG GCTCTTGCGAGTCCATTCCTTCTTGATGAATCTGTTGAAGATTCAGAATCAAATTGCTTAAGCGACTCTCAAG ATGAACAGCCTGATCTTGAAGTTGAATTTACGGACGAGGAATATGATTGTGCTTACAACCGTCTTAAAGATATTGATCCAGTTGCAGCTAACAGAATTCATCCAAATAATGATAGAAAG ATCAACCAATACCTGAATCTGTATGCACGATTTGGTGTTATTCCAAGCAAACTTCTTCAGGAGAGAACCGTAGAG AACTGGGGTCGAGTTGATAATTCAAGATATGATTTCTGCTTCTTATGCGTGAATGCATCTCTTTCCACTATGGATCCATTTGTCAATAAAAGAGTTGATCACATGGTTGATGCTGGTCTACTTATGGAAGTTGTTGACATCTATACACTGGATGCAGACTATACAAAGGGCTTGAGGCAGGCCATTGGTGTTAGGGAATTTGAGTTTTTCCTTGGACGTCACATACTGGAACATCAAAAACCCTGTGATGAATCTTACCTTCAGGCACTAAATGATCAGACATTGAAGCAGAATATACATCATATCATGGATTCCCCTGACAACAATGAACAGAAAGCTCTTTTAATTGAAGCAATTGAAAATGTCAAACTGAACACACGAAGACTTGTACGGCGTCAA AGGAGGAGGCTTAATCGGCTGCAGATGCTGTTTGGATGGAACATACATTATGTTGATGCTACAAAGTCCATAATAA GTGGCTCTGATGGTGTATGGGTAGTGGAAGTGGTCGAACCCTCTGCGAGAATAATCAAATCCTTTCTCACTGGAGAATGCAGCACAGAGAATGGCAGCAATGCTTCTGAAGAAATGAGGTTGATGCAAAAGGATCTCTGGACTCGGCATGTATGCGAG GCATGTGGGAATAAGGTCCTCAGAGGTGCGCATGAATGGGAACAACACAGAGAGGGCCGTGGCCATCGAAAACGAGTTTCTCGGCTTAAAAAGTCTGGAAACTTGTGCTCGTGA
- the LOC104093877 gene encoding tRNA dimethylallyltransferase 2 isoform X3 translates to MDAVNPLLSTVENLKPLFNDQQLWSNELWLLLSLGDVPNLSFPLAILISVFQPSSIGKFEIINEIWSRKRLPVIVGGTNYYIQALASPFLLDESVEDSESNCLSDSQEDEQPDLEVEFTDEEYDCAYNRLKDIDPVAANRIHPNNDRKINQYLNLYARFGVIPSKLLQERTVENWGRVDNSRYDFCFLCVNASLSTMDPFVNKRVDHMVDAGLLMEVVDIYTLDADYTKGLRQAIGVREFEFFLGRHILEHQKPCDESYLQALNDQTLKQNIHHIMDSPDNNEQKALLIEAIENVKLNTRRLVRRQRRRLNRLQMLFGWNIHYVDATKSIISGSDGVWVVEVVEPSARIIKSFLTGECSTENGSNASEEMRLMQKDLWTRHVCEACGNKVLRGAHEWEQHREGRGHRKRVSRLKKSGNLCS, encoded by the exons ATGGATGCAGTCAATCCCCTCCTCTCCacagttgaaaacttgaaacctCTATTCAATGACCAACAACTCTGGAGCAATGAACTTTGGTTGCTTTTGTCACTAGGCGACGTACCTAACCTATCTTTCCCTTTAGCAATATTGATTAGTGTCTTTCAGCCGTCTTCTATAGGAAAATTTGAA ATCATAAATGAGATATGGTCCCGCAAGAGGTTGCCAGTTATAGTTGGAGGAACAAATTATTATATTCAG GCTCTTGCGAGTCCATTCCTTCTTGATGAATCTGTTGAAGATTCAGAATCAAATTGCTTAAGCGACTCTCAAG AAGATGAACAGCCTGATCTTGAAGTTGAATTTACGGACGAGGAATATGATTGTGCTTACAACCGTCTTAAAGATATTGATCCAGTTGCAGCTAACAGAATTCATCCAAATAATGATAGAAAG ATCAACCAATACCTGAATCTGTATGCACGATTTGGTGTTATTCCAAGCAAACTTCTTCAGGAGAGAACCGTAGAG AACTGGGGTCGAGTTGATAATTCAAGATATGATTTCTGCTTCTTATGCGTGAATGCATCTCTTTCCACTATGGATCCATTTGTCAATAAAAGAGTTGATCACATGGTTGATGCTGGTCTACTTATGGAAGTTGTTGACATCTATACACTGGATGCAGACTATACAAAGGGCTTGAGGCAGGCCATTGGTGTTAGGGAATTTGAGTTTTTCCTTGGACGTCACATACTGGAACATCAAAAACCCTGTGATGAATCTTACCTTCAGGCACTAAATGATCAGACATTGAAGCAGAATATACATCATATCATGGATTCCCCTGACAACAATGAACAGAAAGCTCTTTTAATTGAAGCAATTGAAAATGTCAAACTGAACACACGAAGACTTGTACGGCGTCAA AGGAGGAGGCTTAATCGGCTGCAGATGCTGTTTGGATGGAACATACATTATGTTGATGCTACAAAGTCCATAATAA GTGGCTCTGATGGTGTATGGGTAGTGGAAGTGGTCGAACCCTCTGCGAGAATAATCAAATCCTTTCTCACTGGAGAATGCAGCACAGAGAATGGCAGCAATGCTTCTGAAGAAATGAGGTTGATGCAAAAGGATCTCTGGACTCGGCATGTATGCGAG GCATGTGGGAATAAGGTCCTCAGAGGTGCGCATGAATGGGAACAACACAGAGAGGGCCGTGGCCATCGAAAACGAGTTTCTCGGCTTAAAAAGTCTGGAAACTTGTGCTCGTGA
- the LOC104093877 gene encoding tRNA dimethylallyltransferase 2 isoform X1, whose protein sequence is MESGEERTQKMQNPNNGITVGEINLIPTSNSKPKVVVIMGATGSGKSKLAIDLASHFPIEIINADSMQVYNGLDVLTNKVTPQEQKGVPHHLLGTISPSIEFTAKDFRDSAIPIINEIWSRKRLPVIVGGTNYYIQALASPFLLDESVEDSESNCLSDSQEDEQPDLEVEFTDEEYDCAYNRLKDIDPVAANRIHPNNDRKINQYLNLYARFGVIPSKLLQERTVENWGRVDNSRYDFCFLCVNASLSTMDPFVNKRVDHMVDAGLLMEVVDIYTLDADYTKGLRQAIGVREFEFFLGRHILEHQKPCDESYLQALNDQTLKQNIHHIMDSPDNNEQKALLIEAIENVKLNTRRLVRRQRRRLNRLQMLFGWNIHYVDATKSIISGSDGVWVVEVVEPSARIIKSFLTGECSTENGSNASEEMRLMQKDLWTRHVCEACGNKVLRGAHEWEQHREGRGHRKRVSRLKKSGNLCS, encoded by the exons ATGGAAAGTGGTGAAGAACGAACACAGAAAATGCAAAACCCTAACAATGGAATAACAGTGGGTGAGATAAACCTGATCCCCACATCAAATTCAAAGCCAAAAGTGGTAGTAATAATGGGAGCAACAGGTTCTGGAAAATCAAAACTTGCTATTGACCTGGCTTCACACTTCCCTATTGAAATTATCAACGCTGATTCTATGCAG GTTTACAATGGATTGGATGTTCTGACCAACAAGGTGACTCCCCAAGAGCAAAAAG GTGTACCTCATCATCTTCTTGGTACTATCAGCCCTAGTATTGAATTTACTGCAAAGGATTTTCGTGACTCAGCTATCCCT ATCATAAATGAGATATGGTCCCGCAAGAGGTTGCCAGTTATAGTTGGAGGAACAAATTATTATATTCAG GCTCTTGCGAGTCCATTCCTTCTTGATGAATCTGTTGAAGATTCAGAATCAAATTGCTTAAGCGACTCTCAAG AAGATGAACAGCCTGATCTTGAAGTTGAATTTACGGACGAGGAATATGATTGTGCTTACAACCGTCTTAAAGATATTGATCCAGTTGCAGCTAACAGAATTCATCCAAATAATGATAGAAAG ATCAACCAATACCTGAATCTGTATGCACGATTTGGTGTTATTCCAAGCAAACTTCTTCAGGAGAGAACCGTAGAG AACTGGGGTCGAGTTGATAATTCAAGATATGATTTCTGCTTCTTATGCGTGAATGCATCTCTTTCCACTATGGATCCATTTGTCAATAAAAGAGTTGATCACATGGTTGATGCTGGTCTACTTATGGAAGTTGTTGACATCTATACACTGGATGCAGACTATACAAAGGGCTTGAGGCAGGCCATTGGTGTTAGGGAATTTGAGTTTTTCCTTGGACGTCACATACTGGAACATCAAAAACCCTGTGATGAATCTTACCTTCAGGCACTAAATGATCAGACATTGAAGCAGAATATACATCATATCATGGATTCCCCTGACAACAATGAACAGAAAGCTCTTTTAATTGAAGCAATTGAAAATGTCAAACTGAACACACGAAGACTTGTACGGCGTCAA AGGAGGAGGCTTAATCGGCTGCAGATGCTGTTTGGATGGAACATACATTATGTTGATGCTACAAAGTCCATAATAA GTGGCTCTGATGGTGTATGGGTAGTGGAAGTGGTCGAACCCTCTGCGAGAATAATCAAATCCTTTCTCACTGGAGAATGCAGCACAGAGAATGGCAGCAATGCTTCTGAAGAAATGAGGTTGATGCAAAAGGATCTCTGGACTCGGCATGTATGCGAG GCATGTGGGAATAAGGTCCTCAGAGGTGCGCATGAATGGGAACAACACAGAGAGGGCCGTGGCCATCGAAAACGAGTTTCTCGGCTTAAAAAGTCTGGAAACTTGTGCTCGTGA